TAACAAGAGCTCTTGGATTCTCCCTTGGAATGAAAAGGGCATCTGCTTTTGGCGTGCTAGGAGGTTCCTCATCATCACCGAAAAATGGCACCCTTGAGCTCTTGTTGTTAGCAGATCTCCTAGCAGGTAGCCTAATCCTGTTCTGAGACAAATGTCTAGAAGTCATCAACAAGGGGGAAACTCTGACAGGTTCCGCTTTCTCGACCACAGGCATCCTAGATATTCCATATTGAATTGATGGTGCAGCTCTTGTATGTCCAATTGATATTTGAGGCATTGCAGGAAGTGTTCCAAAAGGATTCATTGTAACACCAGATGGTTGTGTAGCTGGTGGATTACTTTGGTTGCCAGTAGACAGTTGGGGAAAGGTGTTCTGCCCAAAACCACTTGATGTCTGTTGCTGCTGAAAACCACTGCTATGAAAGTTAAAAGCTGGCAGAGTCTGTTGTGATGGGTTTGTTTGGCCTTGTTGCTGAAAACTGCTGCTAGGGAAGTTAAAAGCCGGTGCCGGAGTCTGTTGTGATTGGTTTGTTTGGCCTTGTTGCTGAAAACCGCTGCTAGGGAAGTTAAAAGCTGGCGGAGTCTGCTGTGCTGGGTTTGTTTGGCCTTGTTGCTGAAAACTAAAAGCTGGGGTAGTCTGTTGCGATGCGTTTGTTTGGCCAATGCTCGTACTGTTCCAGGCAGGCGTTGAATTGAAAGTATTGTTCCAGACGCTAGAATTTTGTGTACCAACCGTGCTCGTCAGAGGAGCAGATCTTGTGCTTACTGGTGCAAAGGCTGTATTTGGCTGTTGGAATGCAGATGGTGTAACAAAGGGGTTGGCTGCTCCGGGTATTGAATTAAAAGGCGAGGTTGCAGTTGAAGGAGTAGTTCCAAAAGTAAAGGCTGGAGTGGTGGTGAATGAAGGAGTAGTTCCAAAATTATATGGAGTGGATGCAGGAGTAATACTGGGTTGATTAAATGCATTTGTTGACGTTAATGATGTACCTGTTGCAAACGGGTTTGATGGTGTTGATCCAGCCGTCCCTGAAGTGTTGAAACCAGTAAAGGTAGTTGTTTTCTGAAGACCAAGTGAAAATGGGTTGGGATTTGTCGTCGTAGAGGTAAATGAATTTGGCTGAGTAATTTGACCACCTTTATCACCCAACTGGTAATCTTCCCATCTCAGTTCTTCATGACTTTTCTCTGCATAAACAGGCATACAAGATATTGATTGAAATTTATGTATTTCAGTCTTCCCACCAAGAAGTTCCTCGGTATTTGTAGGAGCGAATGGCACTGCTCTGCTTCCACCACGTGATGGTTGACCGAAACCTGGAGTTCCAAATGTAGAGGGTGTTGTAGTCTGCATACTAATAGAAGAACTTTGGAATCCGAAGGGAGCCGGATTTGAACTAAAAGGGTTGTTACCAAATCCAGAATTTGGTTGGCCAAACCTAGAACTCAAAGGTTGAGCACCAAAAGGAGGAGCGGTTGTGGAAGCAGCATGTGTAGCACCAAATCCTAGGTTGCCAAATCCCCCTCCGAAGCCTGTATTTTGTTGAGACCCGAATCCTGCAGTTGGTTGGGACCCGAAGCCTGTATTAGGTTGGGACCCGAATAGTGTATTTGGTTGGGACCCGAATCCTGTATTTGGTTGAGACCCGAAGACCGGTGTAGTTGGAGTAGCGAAGGCTGGAGTTGTACCAAAAGCCGGAGTGTTTGCATTGGAAGCAGGCTTCTGCCCAAATATAGAAGTTCCGGCGAAGGCGGATGTAGTACCGAAAGCTGGAGTTGTGCCAAAGGAACTTACCGGGGCTGATGCTGTATTTCCAACCGCCGGCAATGAAAGAGCCGGAGTTCCTCCTCCGAAATTACTCGTTGAAGTGCCGCTAAACATAGACCCCGCTGCCTGAGTACCAAACGGAGTTGTAGGAGTGTCAAAAGGCTTAGGAGAAAAAAACTGTTGTTTTGCCCGAAAACCGACTGCTGCTGTGTACCAAACGTAGGTGCAGAATTGTTGAACATTGTTTCTGATTCTGATTCTTCAATTCGCAATCAATAATAttcgagagagagaaaaaaatttaGAAGATAGATTATTCAATCGAGCATCCTCTATTTATAGAGGACGATTTTACCGAGTCTGCTTAAATATAAAGCTACGCGGTAACTGCTTAAATCTAAAGCTATCTAAATACAAAccaaagtaaaagaaaaaaaaaaaaaaaaggaaataataatattacTACTGTCGGTTTCAGGCCAACGTCAGCTTATTTACTTGGTATTCCAAATATATATCGTCCTCGGAAATTCAGAACCAACCCGGGAACGGAAACTCAATTCAGGACCAACTCGGGAACCTAGTTAATCTTATTTAGTGTTCACCTTGGCGGATTTTGTCGCCGACGATGAccacgatgaagaagatgaaggataCTAGCTACAGCTACGATGATCAAATACTGTGCAAGATACTGAGCAGACTCCCATTGAAATCCCTTATGCGTTTCAAATGTGTAAGCAAACCTTGGCAATCCTTAATTGATTTACACCATAGCCGGCAACTGAAATTTTTTTTACGTCCCATATAATGCTTCTTCCTCGTGACAATAAGTTGAGAGCCCTCGTTAACTTTGAGAGTTACTGGACAGCCAACCTGTGCTTAGACACAAACAAAGAGATAACGAAAACAACAACAGTTCAGGAAGCAGCTATATCGAACAAAGATTTGTTGGTTCGTAAGCAAGTATCGAAACCTATTAATGGTATGATCTGTTTAATCAACAAAGTAGAAAGAAACGATAGGCCTGGTCTTGAAAAGTTAAAAGAAGATCATGCTGCTTCTCTGTATAATATCATCACCCAAGAATCAGCACCTTGGATCAGATCAACTTACTTAGCACAAGTAGAGCAGTGGTGTGATTTATCGAAAGTATATGTGTCTCGTACTTACGAATTTGGATTTGACCCTGCAACCAAGGAATACAAAGTGATATGTATATGGAGAATATCTGGATGGTTACTTCAATATTTTGAAGGGTGTGGGGAGTACACAACATTAGACGAACACCGCCCTGTGTACGAGGCATGTTACAGAATGTGCGAGATCTTGACTCTAGGCAAGGACACTGCTTGGAGAAGGATTGATAAGGTACCACCGTCAGATT
The nucleotide sequence above comes from Papaver somniferum cultivar HN1 chromosome 8, ASM357369v1, whole genome shotgun sequence. Encoded proteins:
- the LOC113304024 gene encoding nuclear pore complex protein NUP98A-like; amino-acid sequence: MFSGTSTSNFGGGTPALSLPAVGNTASAPVSSFGTTPAFGTTSAFAGTSIFGQKPASNANTPAFGTTPAFATPTTPVFGSQPNTGFGSQPNTLFGSQPNTGFGSQPTAGFGSQQNTGFGGGFGNLGFGATHAASTTAPPFGAQPLSSRFGQPNSGFGNNPFSSNPAPFGFQSSSISMQTTTPSTFGTPGFGQPSRGGSRAVPFAPTNTEELLGGKTEIHKFQSISCMPVYAEKSHEELRWEDYQLGDKGGQITQPNSFTSTTTNPNPFSLGLQKTTTFTGFNTSGTAGSTPSNPFATGTSLTSTNAFNQPSITPASTPYNFGTTPSFTTTPAFTFGTTPSTATSPFNSIPGAANPFVTPSAFQQPNTAFAPVSTRSAPLTSTVGTQNSSVWNNTFNSTPAWNSTSIGQTNASQQTTPAFSFQQQGQTNPAQQTPPAFNFPSSGFQQQGQTNQSQQTPAPAFNFPSSSFQQQGQTNPSQQTLPAFNFHSSGFQQQQTSSGFGQNTFPQLSTGNQSNPPATQPSGVTMNPFGTLPAMPQISIGHTRAAPSIQYGISRMPVVEKAEPVRVSPLLMTSRHLSQNRIRLPARRSANNKSSRVPFFGDDEEPPSTPKADALFIPRENPRALVIRPLEHWTSRVSAEKSKNTNNTPLHENGKVSEKDLGSSLNGSINHENHKSNPSLAENSNDKERTVNENGADIEALMPKLHYCDYYTEPEIQELAAKERAEPGFCGKVKDFIVGRHGLRSIKFAGETDVRNLDLESLVQFNNREVIVYLDDSKKPPVGQGLNKAAVVTLLNIKCFDKKTGQQYLEGVKVEKFKELLMKKTVDQGAEFVSYDPIKGEWKFRVNHF